From the genome of Primulina huaijiensis isolate GDHJ02 chromosome 11, ASM1229523v2, whole genome shotgun sequence:
CTGAATCAAAATTTGGTATTGAAATAGTAGATATGCTTAATTTTTGTCTTTAAGATTTTTTCGATAGATCTTTAATGATTAATGTAATTaccctttttttatttttgatataatgcatactatatatatatatatatatatcctaaAAAActgattttcatatttatatgataTCAATGTCACCGCTTTCTTTTCACCAAATTACACATACAGCACCCGCAGCTCTATTCACTATAAATCTTCTTTCCCAATTCCAAACTTTTGAGACGAGTTtagaagaaaataatttaatttccaGAAATTTACCAGCTTGGTCAACcataaattatgataaatactcTCTAGGAATTTCATTACACGTGATTCTCATATGAATTTACTTGCAAAATGTTATTTCTAACATTATTGTGGTGACGTGAGTTCAAATCCACGTTAAAACAAAAACCCTACCACCATCGTAATTATNGGTAGATAGACATACTTACGTTCACGAAAGAAAATTTCTACGTAACACCATAAACTTACCAGGTATTTGATAGTTGGGTACCCAAAACACATCATAACATGTAGAAAACTTACCTACCCGGACATATGGGGTATCCAACTTGAACCATCCGAAGCCACAAAACCATATTCGAGCGGGATCCCCAGCTGAAGCCAAGATTCCACCTCAGATTATTTCAATCAATCTCAAGCTAATGAAAGACACTGGGACAAAAATCTCAATACATTTTGAAATTTGCTAAAATTCCCCATAAAAATTAACAACTACTCCTGTCTATTACAAAATCTCATGAGATTTTAGCTCTATCAATTTTTTACCTAACATTTCAGCTATATAACAAATGGAGTTTAAGCTAGTTGATTTGTTTCCAGgataattttacaaaatttaggTGTTAGTTATTTATCTCGAAATTCAAAAGTAAAACAGGAGTAATAACACGTTTACATCCCCTACCTCCCAAGCATCACAGCTGCGGTAGTTATAGCGAAAAACATAAGCCTACCCCAATCCAAAAATAAGTACTCAAATAACTGCCCAAAATCTTCATGTTTACATCCCCTACCTTCCAAGCATCAAAGCTGCGGTAGTGATAGTGAAAAAAATAAGCCTACCCCAATCCAAAAATAAGTACTCAAATAACTGCCCAAAATCTCCATGTTTTACGAAAATATGTCCCAACACCGTGACACATGCATAGAATAAGATCCGAGGTATTTCGTAATCAACTAGTCAATGGGCATCTATCATTCTGATCATCATCTCAAACAAAGGAGAAAGCAAACATGGGAGATCTTGCTCAtgaacaaattgaacaaaatagAAAACCATCTTTGATAAACTCtcaatgattaataaattaaaagaatGTACAAAAATTTGGTAGGCCAGTATAAAGGTAGTCGTAAACAAGGAAAAAATTGAATCAAGAAAGTGGGAAAAACATTCTCCATACTGTGAAAGACTATGACAGATTTAAGGAATCAGATCCAAAGGGGTCAAATAACCAGGGATTAAGATGGGTGAGCtaataaaatttcaagtttaaaatttgaaaatattttaggcACATGAGAAGAGAAGCATTTCATTTTATCACATGTTCTCAAGATAGGAGAAATCGCCTAGGAGTTTAAAATTACCCTATCCATATACTATCTTATAAAAGTTTGCAAATATTAGAAAGGGCTATTTCACAACTGAAAAGAAGTTCTGAGCATTGCTTCACATCTCAAGTAATAAGATTGTGCTTCAAACCAACCCCCCATAGATTGGAGGAGTCTAGTTACAATGTTAAATGGCCACCAAAAGCATAAACGCAGATGATTAACGAGCACAACAGGTTGAGATGGCAATTGGATTCGATACTACGAGGGAATATTATGCAAAACAATACTACAACACTACACCAACGTTTGCATATCTTTGGCTACGTCGAATCCTTTAATCTCAAGGTAATCAATACCAGTTCCACAATTCGTCATTGTTGAATAATTCAGTTATTGCAGCATCGAATCCCAAAACATACAGAAACACGGCGGCCTATTCACGTTACGTCGAATCATTTAATCTCAAGGTAATCATACCAGTTCCACAATTCATCATTGTCGAATAATTCCGCTATTGCAGCATCACACAAAAACACTGTCGAATAATTCCTTTATTGCAGCACCAAATCCCAAAACATACAAAAACACGGCGGCCATGGACGAAACATCAAAACGCACATTTAACATTAACAAGGAAATTAGACAAACATAAGGTGAATTACCCAATATCATCTTCATTACGAAAAAAACTACAATACAATcctttctcataaaataaaacaaacggTAAAATATCCAAAACATGACAATAGCAATTTCATCGCAGGAGTAACGTAGGAACATAAGATTAAGAAGTAACATGCATAAGCACTACCAACATTTCAACGGTAGGATTTCTGGAACCTCGCACGCGCACCGCGTCCACCAAACTTCTTCGGCTCACAGCGCCTAGGATCAGCCACGAGCAAAGTCCTGTCGTACCTCACGAGAATATCCTTGATCTCCTTCTTTGACTGCTCGTCCACATACTTCTGGTAGAAGGCCACAAGCGCTTTCGCGATGGACTGACGGATTGCGTAAATCTGAGACGTGTGACCGCCTCCTTTAACACGGATGCGCATGTCAACACCGGCAAAGCGCTGGCGTCCGAGTAGCAGGATCGGTTCGAACGCCTTGTAGCGGAGTATTTCTGGCTGGACAAGCTCGATCGGAACTCCGTTGATCTTGATCAATCCGCGGCCGCGCTTGCAGTGGGTGACTGCTACGGCTGTTTTCTTACGCCCGAAACACTGGACGGATTCGGTTGGCGCCGCCATGGTCGAGGCCTCTAGCTGCGGCGGAGGGTAACCTTAATCGGTGGTGAGAGATCGAAGTACTCCACTAGGGTTTCGCGCATTCGGATGAAATACTTACTCTTGGGCCTTAGATCGATGGATCAAATATCAAGGCCCATTGATAATATTAGATTGGGCCCCCCATTCTCAGCACAGTCCTCATTAACAAACCTCTAGTTTGTTCTTTATAGGATGTTTACATTTGAAATCCTCTAATTCATGAAATTATGGTACAAAGTATGCTACATCTATTAGAATTAACctaagaaatttaataaagGAAAGAAGTATAGGTTGCACTTGAtgtatgaatttgaaattcatagatTTCGATTATAGTTTACAATTgatcaaatcttaaattcaGATATTACTCATTTACAAATTAGTTATACaaagtagaatgaatttcaaatgacatcattatttatatattaattaacatgaaataatatataaacatacaaaaggtagatttgaaatttatgatcttatttttctaaataacaTAAATGcattttgaaattcatttatttgaaatctCTGGTTAGGTAATAAATAgagataataaaaaattttattgtctGAATCTAATCTAATATATAGGAGTATCATAAGATGTTGGAGGTTCCATTTCAAATAAATGACTAAGAACAATTTGTTGGGTAACTTTTGTCGAATATGACAATGTAATTATTGGAACTTACGCTCCTTTCGTCCTACTTAAAAGTTTCGGTAAGAAGTGAAAAGTGCTTTTAATTCATGTAAAACAGTAAGTATTCACGTTTTATACAAAGTTAAACAATCCTCACATGTAAACATACACACGATAAAAGGCGGTTGTAACAATTCATcgttgttaaaaatattttaaaaaaaattttgtgatacagatctctATTTGTGTCACttataaaaagtattactttttatgtcagaagtattacttattattgtaaatatgaacatgttTAATGTGTCACGAATAAATATTTGTGAgcctgtctcacaagagatctactatattaaaaaaaacggATCTCTTACACCCTAACTACGTGCTTTTTTTTACCACTCTCACGAGATAAATGGGGTGTGTTATAATTCATACATTCACACACTAATTCATCATTGATAAAACGAGACACGACTTGTTTACTTTTATTTATCTAAACGATTTATTGTAATGTTTTTCTAatctatagtttttttttttatatatataagtaatTTATGTCCttggattttaaaatataagagtagtattatattatattcattATCATGTCCAACGGCGGAGTCAGGAATATGATTCTACCAAgactataattttaaaatttaaaattctttaatattttgaattgatcaacatcaaattaatcaaaaattatataaaatttacatataattttttaaaaaagaaattgagCCACCCGAGCCAATGAATGTGACTCCGCCAATGATCCTGTCCCTATCGTGGGAAATGTTGCTAATAAATGTAACAAAAACGTTCATCTCACTTGGAGCACAATAATCAATATATGATTGGCTAAGTAAAAAACATAGTGTGCTTATTCAATTGTTACCAAATTAGCAAATAAAATAAGTAACTCTTTAGCAATGCTTTTTGTTCTCAAGTTGGACCACAGCTTAGGCGCACAATTTGTTTTAATTGGTCgtctttaaaattaatgatggtcgtatatacatacatataaaataatatttaatcaacaaatttggtaaaaaaaattatttttatctttttctaaaaaagagtaggtctcttgtgagacgatctcatgaatctttatatgtaagacgggtcaaccctaccgatattcacgataaaaaataatactctaagcataaaaagtaatactttttcatggatgaccgaaataagatatctgtctcacaaaatacgactcacataagtttttgccttccAAAAATTGTTTTGACATATCTCGAtatcatgatcatgtttatttttattcatttgttttattttccataaatatttaatcctttttttaataataaacccaacatgaattttatttgcaaatttatatatacatatatattttttaaaaaaacaNATGCGGAGCCTAATCCCTTCAACGTATACAAAACGATTCTGAATCATACATGTACGTATAAATACATGAATAATACAGCTTTCATTGCCATGTTAGCAATGGTTAAATTGCATGGCAGCCATGACGATAGCCTCTCGTGGGACGATGAACAGGAATGGTCATTTCCGAATTTAGGCACTAACGATTCACAGAATTGTGAGAAGAAGTCCGTTGAAACTAGCAATAACTCAGATGGGCAGAAGCCGGCGACACATAATGAGGAAGCACCACCAACTGCAAAGGGGAGGAAGAGAAGTTCCACCTCGAGTAAGGGTGGAACCGGTGGTGGTGATAaggaggatgataatgaaaaTGGCTGCCGAGAATCCGAGCatgagttgcatatatggacggAAAGAGAGAGAAGAAAGAAGATGAGGAACATGTTTTCTAATCTTCATGCCTTGCTTCCTCAACTTCCTGTAAaggtatcaaaattttttttttcaaataattactcagttataaattataattaaaaagcCGACATCAAAGATATATGGTACAAGTTTTATGTTACGTATATTTTTTCGACAGGAGAAAAaaaatgctttattttgaaCTAAATTAGATAAGAAATCAAGTAATAGTTTTATAAGTATTGCTGGTCTCATGATTTGCATGCATAAATTTGGTGGACTAATGTGGCAAAGAGGGTGATTAATCCAGGCAGACAAATCCACCATTGTTGATGAAGCAATCAACTACATCAGAAAAATGCAGAGAACCCTGCAAAATCTTGAGAAGCAGAAGGTTCAAAAGCTTCAACATGGGATAACTAATCCCACAACCTACGATCCCTTCAAAATCAATCGACAAAATCTAGGATTCATCCAATCAAGAGAGGCATTTCTAGCAGATCAGGGGCAGGGCCCAGCAACAAGAAACTCGGCCGTCACAATATCAAACCCTAATATTCGAAGCCCGATGTTGCTTTCAGGCTCTCAGTTCCCAGCCTTTTTCAAGACATGGACCTCGCCAAATGTGACGCTAAGTGTGTGTGGTGAGGATGCACATATCAGCCTGTGCGGGCCGAGGAAGCCCGGCCTGCTGACTGCCATTTGTTTTGTGATGGAGAAGTATGGAATGGAAGTGGTTGCTGCTCTGGTTTCGTCTGATGCCAATAGATGCATGTACATGTTTCATGCCCACGTTAGTTTTCTAACTTGTTCTCTCTTTATGATTTTGGCTCTTCTTTTAATACctagttttaattttttgttattttagtatttatctgcagttttattcaattttttcccGCACAACTCACATGGTGTCGAACATGTCAACAATGACTATTGTCATGTCAGAAATCCCGAGAAAAATAGCTAAAATTGCAATaacaaaaaagacaaaaacaaaaacaatggataattaaaattgaaatttcacTATTTAAATTACCAAAGTGGCTGATCATCAAAATTGCAATTTCCCTATATTAATTAGTTAAAAACAATATACACACTGGTTAGATATTCAACCTGTTAAATGAAGCAAACATATATAATGTGAATTTTAAGAAATCAATCaagaattttattaaaaaatcaaatgagaattttaatttagatttttttttccattcatGATATAACTAAATATAGAAAATTTTCACATTCTTTTGAATAATATAATTGATTATTGTTGTGTGTTTTATAGACAAACATTAATATGGCCGGGTATGACCAATTTCCAGGGGAAGAAATATGCAAGCAAGCTGCGGCAGAAATATTAGCTTggcttatttaattaatatctaaTTATTTTCCTGTGTATGATGTGCAAATCATTATAATTATTACTCAAATAAAATGACAACATTAAATCGttgtttattaatttgtgtCATTGCTACCTCAAatttaatatacaattttttcatgaaaaaaattaattgcatagcttaagaatatatatatatatatatagtcttcAAAAGATTGCAATTTCATATGTAGTTTTTGTATAATAACCAATCTCTGTTTTTTTTCAAGCACTCGATTGCCCTCAAACTAAGCACAATTGAAATTTATAAGTAAACTTTGATTAATCTACCTTGAGTTGAttaagatttaaaattaatatttttaaaatttggtggCATGcattgttgttgttattattattattattagtattagtattATGATATCtggagaaaaataagaaaataaataaatagaatatGGCAAGccgaagaaaattttaattacgtGTTCATTTTTGTGTTCACTAATAAGATAACACTTAcctattaaatatataaatttgatataATTCATCACATCCATTAGTTAACTGTCACCTCATTGGTCACTATAATTGATGAAAAACGTAGCAAAACtatgtacaataaaacattgaGTCGCGGAGTAGATCATGCCTCCTCTACATCAATCTACACGTCAATCACTTTGGCATtcaatttttaaacaaaagttGTATATAATATACATGGAAGATCACATTTGAGAATGATATAAAGGGAGATATATTAGTGTGCACAAGTGAGAATACAAAAAGTTCTGATATAAACATATCAGAACAATACTTAGAAAAGTTTGGCGACGACTACACGTCAGTTTGTTGGTTCAGGAGAGTAGGCGTGGAAGGATTTCGGTGTCATATAACTCAAAGCATTTCAATTTCATTCAACAAAGTTATATTCTATAttatctttttttgtttttgaaatacGGTTTACGAAATCAAAACGTAATCCTCTCCGCGACACTTTATAATATGTGCCTTTTGAGACAATCTCACGGATAAGCTGATCAACTCTGCCTATATTTACaatagtatataatatttttgacatacaaaataatatttttcaatatttgtcCACAAAAGATTTGTAAACACTTTAATGGTATTTGTTCCAGGAATGCCATATCTTTTCCCTCTCTCGAGTTTCTCACTGTCAAAGAAGAAGAGGTCATATAGACATGGGCGGTTCTGTATACAAACATTTATATACAACCAACAAATCAAGAATTCGACCCAAAAGAAAACTGTCTCATGATGCCCTGTTCATGGACGTTATTTCAGTTATCTCTTATATATCCGCAGCCCATGCAGGTCCATTACCCTGTGAATGTGAATTTGTTTCCGGGAGAGTATTATGACCAAATTTAGCTCATGAACAGACACATTGAACAATAGAAACCATCTTTGATAAACTCTCAATTATGTACAAAAATTTGGTAAGCCAGTATACAGAAAGGTACGtacaaaagatttaaaagaaaaaaaaattgaatcaagAAAGTGCATGGGCAGCACATTCTCCATAGTACTGCATGTGAAAGACTATGACAGATTTAAGGAACCAGGGATTAAGATGGGATGAGCTAATCAAATTTCaagtttgaaatttgaaaatgttttagGCATATGAGAAGAAAAGCATTTCATTTTCTTAATGGTTCTAAAGACAGGAGAAACCCCCTAGGAGTTTAAAACCTTATAAAATATTATCTCAAATGAAATGAAGTTCTAATCAGTGCTTCACATCTCAAGTAATAAGATTGTACTTCAAACCAACCGAGTCTAGTTACAATGTTAAGTGGCCACAAAACGCATACATGTTGATAATTGGATTTGATACTATGACAGAGAATATTAGGCAGAACAATATACTACAACACCACCCAACGTTTGCATATCTTTGGCTTCATCGAATCCTCTAGCATCAAGGTAATCAATACCAGTTCCACATTGTCCAATGATTTCGGTAATGCagcatcaaatcccaaatcatACAGAAACACCGCGGCCATCGACCAAATTTGTTAGAGTATCATTTTCTCTCACTTAAGGCGCAAagtaagtttaaaatttctCGTTTTGACGTTCAAAACGTTATTTGgcatcatatattttaaaacattcataAGACGTTTAGATCTGTTTACCTTTGTGTATTTAACGCTGAACACCAAAGCAGTCTGGGATTAGCGGAGTTGGTAgttcttgtaaatccctacgaatggatctttcttcttcttcgatCGTCAAATAAGTTTCACAATTAGATATTGGATTCTTCATATAGATCGCATTAGAAATCTAAATAATTTAGCGTCGAGATTGGATCGCCGGAATTTTACAAATTCGGCAGTGTTGAAACGACGTCGGGGCGGCGCGGTGGTGGTAGAAGGGTGGCCAAAATTTCCTTGTGAAATTAAAGAGGTCGCCGAAATTTTGCTTCTAGGAGATGaggaaattttgtatttttcgaTTATGTTTCATGTTATCAACATTTAATAACGtgttaataaaaatacattaacCAAATACTACTATGATTTATAATCATAATCCCATTATgattcatttatttttgttacttaaaattctcaattagTATATATCATGTCAAGTCAACTATTGataatatatgtgtgtataaaattaaataacattatttactttcttaattaattatcaattgATTAATAAATTCTAGACCCTTCTAGAATATTTCATGAGAACACGTACATTTAGTAGTAACCAAAAATagcattattatttaattaatatattttatattattaaataaataattgtgaacttaTTATAATCTCGATCGACGATCAGACTACGTTGATTTATCGCAGGTACAaattttgttcatataatgaaaattaaaaatttcgaaattcacTTATACATTTTTAGCAGTTGCTGcttttgtaaattattttactaaaaCAGGTAGTTCTACTATCATCACTTAATTTGCAATTAAGCTACTTTT
Proteins encoded in this window:
- the LOC140987125 gene encoding small ribosomal subunit protein uS9-like, with translation MAAPTESVQCFGRKKTAVAVTHCKRGRGLIKINGVPIELVQPEILRYKAFEPILLLGRQRFAGVDMRIRVKGGGHTSQIYAIRQSIAKALVAFYQKYVDEQSKKEIKDILVRYDRTLLVADPRRCEPKKFGGRGARARFQKSYR
- the LOC140987436 gene encoding transcription factor bHLH95-like gives rise to the protein MNNTAFIAMLAMVKLHGSHDDSLSWDDEQEWSFPNLGTNDSQNCEKKSVETSNNSDGQKPATHNEEAPPTAKGRKRSSTSSKGGTGGGDKEDDNENGCRESEHELHIWTERERRKKMRNMFSNLHALLPQLPVKADKSTIVDEAINYIRKMQRTLQNLEKQKVQKLQHGITNPTTYDPFKINRQNLGFIQSREAFLADQGQGPATRNSAVTISNPNIRSPMLLSGSQFPAFFKTWTSPNVTLSVCGEDAHISLCGPRKPGLLTAICFVMEKYGMEVVAALVSSDANRCMYMFHAHTNINMAGYDQFPGEEICKQAAAEILAWLI